From one bacterium genomic stretch:
- the fliJ gene encoding flagellar export protein FliJ has protein sequence MKAFRFRLERVLQLRLQIEEEKRRELSIMLFDLRQLEAKLHSLQNDLDSCKKEMSRDLEQEDLSIARIEVFASYIKRMMSAIDAQRELISELCRKIEAKKNELLEAIKERKAMESVKSKRLAEYHKEYARAEMKFLDEVASSARMMPIQWEGY, from the coding sequence ATGAAAGCGTTTAGGTTCAGGCTTGAGAGGGTATTGCAGCTGCGGCTGCAGATCGAGGAAGAGAAACGCCGCGAGCTGAGCATCATGCTATTTGACCTCAGGCAGCTCGAGGCAAAGCTGCATTCGTTGCAGAACGACCTCGACTCGTGCAAGAAAGAGATGTCCAGGGACCTGGAGCAGGAGGACCTCTCGATCGCCAGAATTGAGGTCTTCGCGTCTTACATCAAAAGAATGATGTCGGCAATCGATGCTCAGAGGGAGCTCATATCGGAGCTTTGCAGGAAAATCGAGGCGAAGAAGAACGAGCTTCTGGAGGCTATCAAGGAGCGCAAAGCCATGGAGAGCGTCAAGTCCAAGAGGCTGGCGGAGTATCACAAAGAGTATGCTCGTGCGGAGATGAAGTTCCTGGACGAGGTGGCAAGCTCCGCTCGTATGATGCCGATCCAGTGGGAGGGATATTGA
- a CDS encoding FliI/YscN family ATPase → MLSSRLLLESACRMGPIEVSGTINKVVGLVVESSGPPAAVGDLCVIHGGRGDVMTEVVGLREEKVLSMALGDMDGIKTGAKIELVGERAGVPVGFGLMGRVLNGKCEPIDEKGPIEGAEDMYPLRRQGLEPLKRGPIVEPIATGVKSIDALATIGKGQRMGIFSGSGVGKSILLGMIARNTSADVNVVALVGERGREVREFLERDLGEEGLKRSVVFVSTSDTPAPLKIRAAFAATSVAEFFRDIGLDVMLMMDSVTRLAMAQREIGLSAGEPPSTRGYPPSVFGMLPKLFERAGKKEGKGSITGLYTVLVEGDDLDEPVSDHCRSVLDGHIVLSRRLANRGHYPAVDVLKSRSRVATSVATEDHRAAARAFRTVLAMHRDNEDLINIGAYKKGSNRLIDYAMSKMSDFNQFLRQEPDEKGDFTSTVESLRFLVAEAPDEYEERHESV, encoded by the coding sequence ATGCTTAGTTCGCGTCTGCTGCTTGAAAGCGCCTGCCGGATGGGACCTATAGAGGTCTCTGGCACCATCAACAAGGTAGTTGGCCTGGTGGTGGAATCCTCTGGGCCGCCGGCTGCGGTAGGCGACTTGTGCGTTATTCATGGTGGTCGCGGGGACGTGATGACTGAGGTTGTGGGCCTAAGGGAGGAAAAGGTTCTGTCAATGGCCTTGGGGGATATGGACGGTATAAAGACAGGAGCAAAGATAGAGCTCGTCGGCGAGCGGGCGGGCGTCCCAGTTGGATTTGGACTCATGGGACGAGTGCTTAACGGCAAGTGCGAGCCAATTGACGAGAAGGGCCCGATTGAAGGCGCCGAGGACATGTATCCGCTGAGGCGGCAAGGGCTTGAGCCGCTCAAGCGTGGCCCGATCGTAGAACCGATCGCGACCGGCGTGAAGTCGATCGATGCCCTCGCCACGATCGGGAAGGGCCAGCGGATGGGGATATTCTCCGGAAGCGGCGTTGGCAAGAGCATCCTTTTGGGGATGATCGCTCGGAATACGAGCGCCGATGTCAATGTCGTTGCGCTGGTTGGTGAGCGTGGCCGTGAGGTTCGTGAGTTTTTGGAGCGAGACCTGGGCGAGGAGGGCCTCAAGCGAAGCGTTGTGTTTGTCTCCACGTCCGACACCCCAGCGCCTCTTAAGATACGAGCGGCGTTTGCGGCGACGAGTGTTGCGGAGTTTTTCCGAGACATCGGGCTGGATGTCATGCTGATGATGGACTCGGTAACGCGGCTTGCGATGGCGCAGCGCGAGATCGGTCTTTCGGCGGGTGAGCCGCCGTCAACACGCGGTTACCCACCCTCGGTTTTCGGGATGCTTCCCAAGCTCTTTGAGCGAGCAGGCAAAAAGGAGGGCAAGGGAAGCATCACTGGCCTATATACCGTCCTTGTGGAGGGCGATGACCTCGACGAACCGGTCTCCGACCACTGCCGCTCGGTCTTGGATGGGCACATCGTTCTATCGAGAAGGCTCGCCAACAGGGGACATTATCCGGCCGTGGATGTCTTGAAATCTCGCAGCCGTGTGGCGACTTCTGTTGCGACCGAGGACCATCGGGCCGCGGCCCGCGCCTTCAGAACGGTGTTGGCAATGCATCGCGACAATGAGGACTTGATCAACATCGGCGCCTACAAAAAAGGTAGTAATCGGTTGATTGATTACGCAATGTCAAAAATGAGCGATTTCAACCAATTTCTCCGTCAGGAGCCTGACGAAAAGGGTGACTTCACGAGCACTGTGGAGTCGCTGAGATTCCTGGTGGCTGAAGCGCCAGACGAGTATGAGGAGAGACATGAAAGCGTTTAG
- a CDS encoding FliH/SctL family protein: MSNLLKRSKVQNTNCVAFDLKSLISSAENELVEAGLSRIKKFEPASNGVGFLDGPPRASDTASAQSQANEIVRKAEARAAEILKEAKEEGLRLGKEEGAQSALEEARREAKSEVATVVAAFRAAVSELSSARREAMAESDTEMLALVLGITRLVLAREIRMDKTLIIEHIKRAAASLAGVGEITVKLHPIDLKVAQNNVDKLVPEGKSMRLSIVADKSVERGGCLLECNRGTVDARISTQLDRIKAAFEKVTESPDSGSEAAPDKQASAEEADDA; this comes from the coding sequence TTGTCTAATCTACTCAAGCGCTCCAAAGTTCAGAACACAAATTGTGTCGCTTTCGACCTCAAGAGCCTTATCAGCTCGGCGGAGAATGAACTCGTAGAAGCTGGGCTGTCACGCATCAAGAAGTTTGAACCTGCCTCAAACGGCGTTGGTTTCCTCGATGGACCGCCCCGAGCCAGCGACACTGCCAGTGCACAGTCTCAGGCCAACGAGATAGTGCGGAAGGCCGAGGCGCGAGCAGCCGAGATTCTGAAGGAGGCCAAAGAGGAAGGTCTTCGCCTGGGCAAGGAGGAGGGTGCGCAGAGCGCTCTCGAAGAGGCCCGTCGTGAGGCAAAGTCCGAGGTTGCCACGGTTGTGGCAGCATTTCGGGCCGCGGTATCTGAGCTCAGCTCGGCTCGGCGAGAGGCGATGGCCGAGAGCGACACCGAGATGTTGGCATTAGTTCTTGGCATAACAAGACTTGTTCTTGCTCGCGAGATCAGGATGGACAAGACCCTCATCATTGAGCATATCAAACGGGCCGCGGCTTCTCTGGCCGGGGTGGGTGAGATAACGGTCAAGCTACACCCCATCGACCTGAAGGTTGCGCAGAATAATGTTGATAAGCTCGTCCCAGAGGGCAAGTCGATGCGGTTGTCGATAGTGGCCGACAAGAGCGTCGAGAGGGGAGGGTGCTTGTTGGAATGCAACAGAGGCACCGTCGATGCGCGCATATCGACGCAGTTGGACAGGATAAAAGCGGCCTTCGAGAAGGTCACGGAGAGTCCTGATTCCGGGAGTGAAGCGGCGCCCGACAAGCAAGCTTCGGCTGAGGAGGCGGACGATGCTTAG